The following are encoded together in the Methanosarcina flavescens genome:
- a CDS encoding AAA family ATPase, whose product MSENITVSGQAATTYQNAGRIFKSFFEEIGNVIVGQNRVVEQIVIAILCEGHALVESNPGLGKTLMISTVSKAMNLKFSRIQCTPDLMPSDITGTNVIEETDHKKEFRFQPGPVFSNVVLADEINRASPKTQSALLEAMQEKQVTVGNDTFLLDSPFFILATQNPIEMEGTYPLPEAQLDRFLLKILVDYPSYEEEMEIINRYTKSEVPKISRALDKTTLLDLQKLTRQVPISEELKQRVLTIVGMTRKDKARIEYGASPRASIGLILAAKARALIEGRNFVSKEDIDYMAYPVLRHRLILTFEAERSGITPDQAIEDIIKKVK is encoded by the coding sequence ATGAGTGAGAATATTACCGTCTCCGGGCAGGCTGCCACGACCTATCAGAACGCAGGCAGGATTTTCAAAAGTTTTTTTGAAGAGATCGGAAATGTTATTGTAGGCCAAAACAGAGTGGTGGAGCAGATAGTAATTGCTATACTCTGTGAAGGGCATGCCCTCGTTGAGAGTAATCCAGGGCTTGGAAAAACACTTATGATTTCCACAGTCTCAAAGGCAATGAACCTGAAGTTCAGCAGGATTCAGTGTACTCCTGACCTCATGCCTTCTGACATTACAGGGACAAACGTCATTGAAGAGACGGACCACAAAAAGGAATTCAGGTTCCAGCCAGGACCAGTTTTCTCAAACGTCGTACTTGCGGATGAGATTAACAGGGCATCCCCAAAGACCCAGTCAGCTCTGCTGGAAGCGATGCAGGAAAAACAGGTAACAGTCGGAAATGATACCTTCCTGCTGGACAGCCCCTTCTTCATCCTTGCCACTCAGAATCCCATAGAAATGGAAGGCACGTATCCTCTGCCTGAAGCCCAGCTTGACCGTTTTCTTTTAAAGATTCTTGTAGATTATCCCTCCTATGAGGAAGAAATGGAAATAATAAACCGCTATACGAAATCCGAAGTTCCGAAAATTTCCAGGGCACTGGATAAAACCACACTTCTGGATTTGCAGAAACTCACTCGGCAGGTTCCGATCTCCGAGGAACTCAAACAGCGCGTCCTTACTATTGTTGGTATGACAAGAAAGGATAAAGCACGTATCGAGTATGGAGCTTCTCCGAGAGCGTCAATAGGCCTCATTCTTGCTGCAAAAGCCAGAGCCCTTATAGAGGGCAGGAACTTCGTAAGCAAAGAGGATATTGATTACATGGCATACCCTGTCCTCCGCCACAGGCTTATCCTGACCTTCGAAGCCGAAAGAAGCGGAATAACTCCTGACCAGGCTATTGAGGATATTATTAAGAAAGTAAAGTAA
- a CDS encoding DUF7502 family protein, whose amino-acid sequence MHRSYLRLFIITAVFQAAKRSEVALSIEEIVKRHESTLKKYRGLYAFADLFASFLVIYVLFVLFNIQDLFLMFSTFEPYTGARYNILGFNALFETLGLISLAFILSLILTAVRHHRAEKKDAIALIEETHPVLKERLRTAYDNRNTDNIIVRDLIGGVIIDSKSVKSSSFLNRKKLARDLVVIVFAFTVLAYVAGTGYQTAFSPTDLNGVIENIPFVSDSNSELYPVEENGGTSNNESQEDIFGEPAVIVVEGKEVDLKIPPGAGQGFTSQETGEQINGSFIQSGPVNPEAVASQSYYENLPEGYRNVIQSYFEELAEE is encoded by the coding sequence ATGCACAGGTCTTACTTACGATTATTCATTATCACAGCCGTTTTCCAGGCTGCAAAAAGGAGCGAGGTTGCTCTGAGTATTGAAGAAATAGTAAAAAGACACGAATCAACCCTAAAAAAATATAGAGGACTCTATGCTTTTGCAGACCTGTTTGCAAGTTTTCTTGTAATTTATGTCCTTTTCGTGCTTTTCAACATACAAGATTTATTTCTAATGTTTAGCACCTTCGAACCTTATACCGGTGCAAGATACAATATTCTGGGCTTCAATGCTCTTTTTGAGACGCTGGGGCTTATTTCCTTGGCTTTTATCCTCTCTCTTATCCTAACAGCCGTCAGACACCATAGGGCTGAAAAGAAAGATGCGATTGCCCTCATAGAGGAAACGCATCCTGTACTTAAGGAAAGATTGAGGACTGCATACGATAACCGTAATACTGACAATATTATTGTCCGGGACCTTATAGGCGGGGTAATAATCGATTCGAAATCCGTAAAGTCCTCTTCCTTTCTTAATCGGAAAAAGCTTGCAAGAGATCTGGTTGTAATAGTATTTGCATTTACCGTTCTTGCATACGTTGCAGGAACCGGATACCAGACAGCGTTCAGCCCCACCGACCTTAATGGAGTGATTGAAAATATTCCCTTTGTCTCGGATTCGAACAGCGAGCTTTACCCTGTAGAGGAGAACGGTGGGACCTCGAATAATGAGAGCCAGGAAGACATTTTCGGAGAGCCTGCTGTTATCGTTGTGGAAGGCAAGGAAGTTGACCTGAAAATTCCTCCAGGCGCGGGGCAGGGTTTTACAAGCCAGGAAACAGGAGAACAGATTAACGGATCATTTATCCAGTCAGGTCCTGTAAACCCTGAAGCGGTTGCCTCCCAATCTTATTATGAGAATTTGCCGGAAGGATATCGGAATGTTATCCAGAGTTACTTTGAAGAACTTGCAGAAGAATAA
- the pheA gene encoding prephenate dehydratase produces the protein MIIGVMGPEGSYSEKAAKLWVQKNMLDGAEIHYFADIEDAFLAVVQGKSDFSVIPIENSIEGSVGVTLDLLLENGAEIIGEIVVKIEHCLLSKGEPEKIRVILSHPQGLAQCRHFLKTNFPEAELRSTGSTSHAARLAGEFEEMAAIASPEAAECYGLKVLLSNVQDRKENYTRFIVLRASETNRVQQVSFIAENKSDNVKSYSSSEQESGHEFYPESKIEPDNSSLSACKTSIIVYLEKDRPGALYEILGAFAKSRINLTRIESRPSKKELGDYYFYIDFEGRASDPLIKNALKEIKNKIHTLKILGSYPAFKKP, from the coding sequence ATGATTATAGGTGTAATGGGTCCCGAGGGCTCGTACTCGGAAAAAGCTGCAAAATTATGGGTTCAGAAAAACATGCTTGATGGCGCCGAAATCCATTATTTTGCAGATATAGAGGATGCGTTTCTGGCAGTTGTACAGGGAAAATCCGATTTTTCAGTAATTCCGATAGAAAACTCTATTGAGGGCTCGGTAGGGGTTACTCTCGATCTGCTTCTTGAGAACGGGGCTGAAATAATCGGAGAAATTGTTGTCAAAATCGAGCACTGCCTGCTCTCAAAAGGCGAGCCTGAGAAAATCAGGGTTATACTTTCGCATCCACAGGGGCTCGCCCAGTGCAGGCACTTCCTGAAAACCAACTTTCCTGAGGCAGAACTCAGGAGTACAGGCAGCACTTCCCACGCAGCAAGGCTTGCAGGCGAGTTTGAAGAGATGGCAGCGATAGCCTCCCCCGAGGCTGCCGAATGCTATGGGTTAAAAGTGCTTCTCTCAAACGTTCAGGACCGGAAGGAGAATTACACCCGTTTCATTGTTTTGCGAGCCTCAGAGACGAATCGGGTTCAGCAAGTTTCCTTTATTGCAGAAAATAAATCTGATAACGTAAAATCATATTCCAGCTCTGAACAGGAATCGGGGCACGAGTTTTATCCTGAGAGTAAAATCGAGCCTGATAACTCCAGCCTTTCAGCCTGCAAAACCTCTATTATAGTATATCTTGAGAAAGACAGACCTGGTGCATTATACGAAATTCTCGGGGCATTTGCAAAAAGCAGAATTAATCTCACAAGGATCGAATCAAGGCCTTCAAAAAAGGAACTCGGGGACTATTACTTCTACATCGATTTTGAAGGGAGAGCCAGCGATCCACTTATAAAAAATGCATTAAAAGAAATAAAGAACAAAATCCATACACTAAAAATACTGGGTTCATATCCCGCTTTTAAAAAGCCATAA
- a CDS encoding DUF4139 domain-containing protein: protein MKRQKSYLWFILALSLFLTASAAFVYPGFALHPDFTEDRDQADRSETAVNGIKSSSSIVTEVEYPNPLVILKADAATIDSGTEVTVYNNNLALVKERREFELNSGVNTVKYTDVAALIDPTSVMFEDTRNKDTAVLEQNYEYDLVSGQKLLQKFRDREITVTEKEGDTYTGTLLSYDGVVVLRLSDGKVVTISEVSKVEFPDSADLLTKPTLVWQVYSPAAGKRDVLTSYLTGGMSWKADYIVKTNADDTKADIQGWVSIDNSAGTTYENARLKLVAGEVHRVVAPTYPLYEGEAVVEVAEESIGAKDSFVEESLFEYHLYTLERPATLKNNQVKQLSLLSADAVPVKKELVFDVTKSNDVRAVLTLNNSKERGLGMPLPAGTMRVYKADSQGQLQFLGEDRIEHTPKDEEVEVFVGNAFDVTGKRTRTNYDRLTKYAWKESYETEIKNHKSQPQKVKVLEHFYGEWKITNTSDPYVKKDAFTAEWEVTVPADSSKKITYTVERNY, encoded by the coding sequence ATGAAAAGACAAAAAAGTTATCTCTGGTTTATTCTGGCATTAAGCCTTTTTTTAACCGCGTCTGCAGCTTTCGTGTATCCCGGTTTTGCCTTGCATCCTGATTTTACGGAAGACAGGGATCAGGCAGATAGGTCTGAGACTGCAGTTAACGGAATTAAATCCAGTTCAAGCATCGTTACTGAGGTCGAATATCCAAACCCTCTGGTTATTCTTAAAGCAGATGCTGCGACAATAGACTCAGGCACTGAGGTTACTGTTTATAACAATAACCTTGCTCTTGTAAAGGAAAGAAGGGAGTTTGAGCTCAATTCCGGGGTTAACACGGTCAAGTATACCGATGTTGCTGCCCTTATTGATCCTACATCAGTAATGTTTGAGGATACGAGGAATAAGGACACTGCCGTGCTGGAACAGAACTACGAATACGATCTTGTAAGCGGGCAAAAGCTTCTGCAGAAATTCCGGGACAGGGAAATTACCGTAACCGAAAAAGAAGGGGACACATATACAGGCACATTATTGAGTTACGACGGCGTGGTAGTACTCAGGTTGAGTGATGGTAAAGTCGTAACGATTTCCGAAGTCTCGAAAGTTGAATTCCCGGATTCGGCTGACCTGCTTACAAAACCCACTTTAGTCTGGCAGGTCTATTCGCCTGCGGCAGGTAAGCGAGATGTCCTTACTTCCTATCTTACGGGCGGTATGAGTTGGAAAGCTGATTATATCGTAAAAACAAATGCAGACGATACGAAAGCCGACATCCAGGGTTGGGTCAGCATAGATAATTCTGCAGGCACAACCTATGAGAATGCCAGGCTGAAACTTGTTGCAGGGGAAGTTCACCGCGTAGTCGCGCCCACATATCCCCTATATGAGGGTGAAGCTGTGGTAGAAGTCGCAGAAGAATCTATAGGGGCAAAGGATAGTTTTGTTGAGGAGTCCCTTTTTGAATACCATCTCTATACTCTTGAGAGGCCAGCCACCCTCAAAAACAACCAGGTAAAACAGCTTTCTCTGCTCTCTGCCGATGCCGTGCCTGTAAAAAAGGAACTCGTGTTCGATGTCACAAAAAGCAACGATGTCCGGGCAGTCCTTACTCTGAACAATTCAAAAGAAAGAGGTCTTGGAATGCCCCTTCCTGCCGGGACTATGAGGGTTTATAAAGCTGATTCTCAGGGACAGCTTCAGTTCCTCGGGGAAGACCGGATAGAGCATACCCCAAAAGATGAAGAGGTAGAGGTTTTTGTCGGAAATGCTTTTGATGTAACAGGCAAAAGAACCCGGACCAACTACGACAGACTGACCAAATACGCCTGGAAAGAGAGTTATGAGACCGAAATCAAAAACCATAAATCTCAGCCCCAGAAAGTGAAGGTTCTGGAGCATTTCTACGGCGAATGGAAAATCACAAACACCTCTGACCCATACGTGAAAAAAGATGCCTTTACCGCCGAATGGGAAGTAACCGTCCCCGCGGACAGCTCAAAGAAAATCACCTACACCGTAGAACGCAACTATTAA
- a CDS encoding PGF-pre-PGF domain-containing protein, giving the protein MPGFVSGFALIFLLVWAVLPTSAAEIEASREISAETVYPGESFAVTVHIKADHELGALVLDEDLPGGWHVNYSENNGTIFPEINFFKATTLEWIWIENLSAGEEKTVMYNVTVPLNSQPGNFSITGRVSAYSVPDVPVEGFSEVTITYPPSEVDISASNGGEGSEGESSGSRGSEGENSGSGGSEGENSGSGGSRGGSGGGGGAGSPESTKNIELKEVSSEQVFKGTHTCFTFKGEINDIATVEFDPKKNFGKTTAIVEILKNTSSIVKEPAPGAVYRNINIWIGNSGFSSPENFENARINFRVSKAWIADHRVRENTVNLYRYDKGLWNPLSTSLNGEDENYFYFTAETPGFSPFAISGIEEKIQSVEISTARTGENRTLSKEDISDDKTNFDKEKQGVTASDIEKKEKKSSPEPGATFAVAELLILYGILKKKM; this is encoded by the coding sequence TTGCCTGGCTTTGTATCAGGTTTCGCTTTGATTTTTCTGCTTGTCTGGGCGGTTCTCCCCACCTCAGCCGCAGAGATAGAAGCAAGCAGGGAAATCTCTGCCGAAACAGTTTACCCAGGCGAGAGTTTTGCGGTAACTGTACATATAAAGGCAGACCACGAGCTTGGAGCCCTGGTACTTGATGAGGATCTCCCTGGCGGGTGGCATGTAAACTATTCAGAGAATAATGGGACTATATTTCCGGAAATCAACTTTTTTAAAGCAACCACTCTGGAATGGATATGGATTGAGAACCTCTCAGCCGGAGAAGAAAAGACAGTTATGTATAATGTGACTGTGCCTTTAAATTCCCAGCCTGGTAACTTTTCAATTACGGGCAGAGTCTCCGCTTACTCCGTTCCAGATGTCCCTGTAGAAGGGTTTTCAGAAGTAACAATTACTTATCCTCCTTCTGAGGTTGATATCTCTGCAAGTAACGGAGGCGAAGGAAGTGAAGGAGAAAGTAGCGGAAGCAGAGGAAGTGAAGGAGAAAATAGCGGAAGCGGAGGAAGTGAAGGAGAAAATAGCGGAAGCGGAGGAAGTAGAGGAGGAAGTGGAGGAGGAGGAGGTGCAGGCTCTCCGGAATCAACCAAGAATATTGAACTAAAGGAAGTTTCGAGTGAACAGGTTTTCAAAGGTACTCACACATGCTTTACTTTTAAAGGCGAGATAAATGATATAGCTACTGTAGAATTCGACCCAAAAAAGAACTTCGGAAAAACAACTGCCATTGTAGAGATACTGAAAAACACATCTTCAATCGTTAAGGAACCTGCACCGGGAGCAGTTTACAGAAACATAAACATCTGGATCGGAAATAGCGGCTTCTCAAGTCCTGAGAATTTTGAAAATGCTAGAATAAATTTCAGAGTGAGTAAAGCCTGGATTGCCGATCACCGGGTTAGAGAAAATACTGTGAATCTTTACCGGTACGATAAGGGCTTATGGAATCCGCTGTCCACATCCCTCAATGGGGAAGATGAAAATTACTTCTATTTTACCGCAGAAACTCCAGGCTTTTCTCCTTTTGCAATCTCAGGGATTGAAGAGAAGATCCAATCGGTTGAAATTTCAACAGCCAGAACAGGAGAAAACCGGACTCTGAGCAAAGAAGACATTTCTGACGATAAGACAAACTTTGACAAAGAAAAACAGGGAGTCACTGCTTCAGATATAGAAAAAAAAGAAAAGAAAAGCTCTCCCGAGCCTGGAGCAACCTTTGCGGTGGCTGAATTACTGATTTTGTATGGTATATTGAAGAAAAAAATGTAA
- a CDS encoding nucleotidyltransferase domain-containing protein, whose amino-acid sequence MLKTRLRDFLVTKDNWLFAVSDYFRTDGIRATLRYVPDKNGERELNGLRYKKYDFGPAFEFMREHRPEWVQDVHVVPESEVKQVLRPSDVIPKLVNSDHRVRAIVKALDLAGIPRTSMGVTGSMLAGLQNENSDIDFVVYGPMWFRARDAITAAKRQEGPIEEIDDEMWQRIYRKRIPDISFDEFMLHESRKGNRGMVEGTYFDLLFVREWDQIKEPLLRGEDTVNMKIEARVKNADFAFDSPAYYKVEHDVIDHVLSYTHTYAGQALPGELIEACGIVEEVGDIKRLVVGTSREPKGEWIRSLTWLEKCGYL is encoded by the coding sequence ATGCTCAAAACACGCCTGAGGGATTTCCTTGTCACGAAAGATAACTGGCTTTTTGCAGTTTCAGACTATTTCCGCACCGATGGAATCCGGGCTACACTCCGTTACGTGCCCGATAAAAATGGGGAGAGGGAGTTAAACGGATTACGATACAAAAAATATGACTTTGGCCCGGCTTTCGAATTCATGAGGGAGCACAGGCCTGAGTGGGTGCAGGATGTCCATGTAGTTCCTGAATCCGAGGTAAAACAGGTGCTTCGTCCTTCCGACGTGATTCCCAAACTTGTTAACTCTGACCACCGCGTAAGGGCAATTGTAAAGGCACTCGATCTGGCAGGCATTCCCAGGACAAGCATGGGAGTTACGGGCTCAATGCTTGCAGGTCTCCAGAATGAAAACTCGGACATTGACTTTGTTGTATACGGCCCCATGTGGTTCAGGGCAAGAGATGCAATAACTGCTGCAAAACGACAGGAAGGACCCATTGAAGAAATCGATGATGAGATGTGGCAGAGAATCTACAGGAAGAGAATCCCAGACATCTCATTTGATGAGTTCATGCTGCATGAGTCCAGAAAAGGCAACCGGGGAATGGTTGAGGGCACTTATTTTGACCTTCTCTTTGTGAGGGAATGGGACCAGATAAAAGAGCCTCTCCTGCGCGGAGAGGATACCGTAAATATGAAAATTGAAGCCAGGGTCAAGAATGCCGATTTCGCTTTTGACAGCCCTGCTTACTACAAAGTCGAACACGATGTGATCGACCATGTGCTCTCATATACCCATACCTATGCAGGTCAGGCTCTTCCCGGAGAGCTTATAGAAGCCTGCGGCATTGTCGAAGAAGTAGGAGACATCAAGCGGCTTGTTGTGGGCACCTCCAGGGAGCCAAAAGGGGAATGGATAAGATCTCTCACCTGGCTTGAGAAGTGCGGATATCTTTGA
- a CDS encoding M20 metallopeptidase family protein, protein MLQIRNGIDCRCRTSEVMLLRENPSVEALETWIIQLRREFHRYPELSFEEYETQKRIQKILEELGIEARKIADTGVLASIRGTLPGPCIALRSDMDGLQVQEELTERNSEYISRNKGVMHACGHDGHMAMLFGAAKLFQEKRDFPGEVRLIFQPAEEIPPGGAERVIAEGGLEGVDAIMGMHIFTNHESGSVGFRSGPFMASTNRFEITLTGKGGHISKPENCIDPVRMATDFLNSFYPALEKQLEPDKYIIGVGRIQGGAQFNRIPDTVEILGSYRTFDRETTDIIDRTIEECLKKVVKRYVKPGEEFSGLPDYKLDILHGYPVLVNDPVFTNAVNSKLQENFPELTIYPEIEKTFAAEDFASYLQKIPGIFLSLGTRNPEKNIVEINHSCTFDIDEAILITGTEIFYTISLDFLNNPEKYLNPVTTSTPSR, encoded by the coding sequence ATGTTACAGATCAGAAACGGAATAGACTGCAGGTGCAGAACATCCGAGGTAATGCTTTTGAGAGAGAACCCCAGTGTAGAAGCGCTTGAAACCTGGATTATACAGCTCAGGCGCGAGTTTCACAGATACCCTGAACTCAGTTTTGAGGAGTACGAGACCCAGAAGCGAATCCAGAAAATACTCGAGGAACTGGGAATAGAAGCCAGAAAAATTGCAGACACAGGCGTACTTGCAAGCATCAGAGGAACTTTACCCGGTCCCTGTATTGCACTTCGATCTGATATGGATGGGCTGCAGGTGCAGGAAGAGTTAACTGAAAGGAATAGCGAATACATATCCAGAAATAAGGGAGTAATGCACGCCTGCGGGCATGACGGGCACATGGCAATGCTTTTCGGGGCTGCGAAGCTATTTCAGGAAAAGCGGGATTTTCCAGGTGAAGTCCGCCTTATCTTCCAGCCTGCTGAAGAGATCCCTCCTGGAGGTGCTGAAAGGGTAATTGCAGAAGGCGGGCTTGAGGGCGTGGATGCGATTATGGGGATGCATATATTCACCAATCATGAATCAGGAAGTGTGGGCTTCCGTTCAGGACCGTTCATGGCAAGCACCAACAGATTTGAGATTACCCTTACAGGAAAGGGAGGCCACATCTCAAAACCTGAAAATTGCATTGACCCTGTCCGGATGGCAACGGATTTTCTAAACAGCTTTTATCCTGCTCTGGAAAAACAGCTTGAGCCAGATAAATATATTATTGGAGTGGGGAGGATTCAAGGGGGAGCCCAATTCAATAGAATTCCTGATACTGTAGAGATCCTTGGAAGTTATCGGACCTTTGACCGGGAGACTACAGATATCATCGACAGGACAATAGAGGAATGCCTGAAAAAAGTGGTAAAAAGATATGTAAAGCCTGGAGAAGAATTTTCAGGCCTCCCTGACTACAAGCTTGATATACTGCACGGTTATCCTGTCCTTGTCAATGACCCGGTGTTTACAAACGCGGTAAACTCAAAGCTTCAGGAGAATTTCCCGGAGCTCACAATCTATCCTGAGATCGAAAAAACCTTTGCCGCCGAAGATTTTGCAAGTTACCTGCAGAAAATTCCAGGAATTTTCCTTTCCCTGGGTACCCGCAATCCGGAAAAAAATATCGTGGAAATCAATCACTCATGCACATTCGATATTGATGAGGCTATCCTCATTACGGGCACGGAGATATTTTATACTATATCGCTGGATTTCCTTAATAATCCGGAAAAATATCTCAATCCCGTAACTACTTCAACCCCGAGCCGTTAA
- a CDS encoding GNAT family N-acetyltransferase: MIIQRYEDSRKEEVREVVLEVLQEHGFEPDRLKDADLNDINGYYFGSGGMFFVGIVDDKVIGTAGVRKLDENWCEIRRIYLKKAFRSKGNGKKLFRAALDFAEKNCSAVVLKTDSTLTKAIDMYLKHGFTFQKEETGYLYFEKKFDQKPKIV; this comes from the coding sequence ATGATAATCCAGAGATATGAAGACTCCAGAAAGGAAGAAGTCCGTGAGGTTGTTCTTGAAGTTTTGCAGGAGCATGGTTTTGAACCCGACAGGCTAAAAGATGCTGACCTTAACGACATAAACGGCTATTACTTCGGAAGCGGTGGCATGTTTTTCGTAGGAATCGTCGATGACAAAGTTATAGGTACGGCAGGCGTCCGAAAACTCGATGAAAATTGGTGCGAAATCCGCCGTATCTACCTTAAAAAAGCCTTCCGGAGCAAAGGCAATGGAAAAAAACTCTTCAGGGCTGCTCTCGATTTTGCTGAAAAAAACTGCTCGGCTGTAGTCCTTAAAACCGACTCAACCCTCACGAAAGCAATTGATATGTATCTCAAACACGGCTTCACTTTCCAGAAAGAAGAAACAGGATACCTGTATTTCGAAAAAAAGTTTGATCAAAAACCAAAAATCGTGTGA
- the cas4 gene encoding CRISPR-associated protein Cas4, whose translation MTKSEPIIVEDGLRAGTQIDVESDIGGDDSIYAETDFGTIIRISDVLEYLFCSRFIYYMYCLDIPQHEEKRFKVLKGREVHETRKLTNRDYLRRSLDCIRKESNVFIASKKRHIKGIVDEVLFLEDGTAAPLEYKFAEYKEKVFKTYKFQLVLQALLIRENYNIEVNRAYICFTRSNSLVKEIEITTSDFKKAEKIIQEILDIIQKGLYPKTSRSSRKCVDCCYRNICV comes from the coding sequence ATGACAAAATCTGAGCCCATAATAGTTGAGGATGGTCTGAGAGCAGGCACTCAAATAGATGTTGAAAGCGACATCGGAGGCGATGACAGTATATATGCTGAAACGGATTTCGGAACAATAATCAGAATTTCAGACGTGCTTGAGTATTTGTTTTGTTCTCGTTTCATTTATTATATGTACTGTCTTGATATTCCGCAGCACGAAGAAAAAAGGTTTAAAGTCTTGAAAGGTCGCGAAGTTCATGAGACCAGAAAGCTTACAAACAGGGACTACCTCCGGAGAAGTCTGGATTGCATCAGGAAAGAAAGCAATGTTTTTATTGCCTCAAAAAAACGCCATATAAAAGGAATTGTTGATGAAGTCCTGTTTCTGGAAGACGGAACCGCCGCTCCCCTTGAATACAAATTTGCCGAATACAAAGAGAAGGTCTTTAAAACCTATAAGTTTCAACTCGTCTTGCAGGCGCTTCTGATCCGGGAAAACTACAATATTGAAGTTAATCGCGCATATATTTGTTTTACACGCAGCAACAGCCTTGTCAAAGAAATAGAAATCACAACCTCTGATTTCAAAAAAGCCGAAAAGATTATACAGGAAATCCTTGATATAATTCAAAAAGGCTTATATCCAAAGACCTCTAGATCTTCTAGAAAGTGCGTAGATTGCTGTTACCGTAATATCTGCGTATGA